The genomic DNA CTCCTAACCTCCCCTTATCAAGGGGAGGAATTTCCCCTCCTTGTTTAAGGAGGGGGTAGGGGAGGTTTAATAATATTGATAAGTACAATTTTAATGCGTTACAGTAATTATGTTTTTATATACTTAGTAATAACTGGAAAACTTCTTGCCATAACACATTATAAAATAAAAAATAGCTTAGCTATACAATACTTGCCAATTCATATTATCATTTGCCCAGAAAAACCTGGCGAGCATGCGTTCTGCTGCTCAACGATCAGTTTTGCATACAACTCAATTCCGAATAGGCACCGAAACTGTAATTTGGTGAGTCAAAACATGCGCTCCCTGCAATGTAAGAGATCCAGCCGGCGCCAGCAAGATATCATTTGCTGCAAGTGACCTGACGCCCGAATCAGGAAAGTTGAGATTCTCAATTCCCGGTCGCCCCGTTCCCATAGTTAAAAGACCTGCATACCTAATCTGTATTTCTTTAAAATCAAAAATAAAACCCAGGCTTAAGGTCCATTCAGTCCAGTGTTCGTTTTGTATGCGCTGGAATTCTTCAACATAATTTTTCTGTATTAATTGATATGAAAACATTCTTGCTTCAATACCTCCCTGGATTGCCGTATGGTCGGTTTCTTTTTTCATAAACCCCATGCGTATCAGGGCATTTGAAAACCGGAAATCATTTTCAACTGTTTTCCCCCACGGCGGGATAATATTGCCATTTCGGGAAGTCATATATTCCCCGGCATCTGCCCAGGTATTGCTCCATATGGGCTCATAAATGACGTCGATCCCGAATGTTGCGATCTCTGTGGATTGGGAAATTCCCAGGCCAAAATTATATGCCCAGGTGTTACCCGGGTCTTTTGGAATATTCATCAGCTCATAATTGGGTATCTTGGGATGATATTTCCGGTTGAATGTAAAAATGCCACCGATGCGCCAATCACTTTCATATAGAGGTTGCACATAGCCAAGGTGAAATCCCCACATTTTGGTCTTATCGCGGTTTTCTTCAACCCATGTTTGCCGTACATTGTGATCCACGCTGGAATCCCAAATCCAATCGGTATAAGTAACTTCATGGTTCATGTCAAAATAATTGTATAGGAAAATGGCTTCATAAGTCCGTGCGTTATCTGTTTCCGAAACAATCCCCAGCCGGACATCCGTAAGGCTGCCATATTGATCAATTTTCCGGCTGCGTGGGTATAACAAGTCAACACCGTCCATGCCGTTTAGATCAGCCCGAAATACGCTTAATCCTATGGCTGTATTCTTATCAATCCTTTTTCCATATGTCCCATAAAAATACAAATTATTTAAGGAATTTTGGCTTAACAACTTGGTGAAACGACCCAAATCAGCCGATTGCAGTTGTTGAATAGAAACCGCAAGTCCGCCGAAATAGTTTTCCGAACCAAACAACACTGCCAATGGTAAAGAATTACCACCGCCTAAATCGCCTGAAATTCGATAGAAAGTTGGCGAGCTAAACAGGTAAGCACCCAGGATTCTGCTCCCTTTAGCCGGATTGATAAATGGGTCAAGGAATAGATCATCCACGGCAATGGAAATACCGCCGGAACCGAGATTTTGTGAGGGGAAAATCATAAACTGGTTTCCGGTCGCAATCGGCACTGTTTTTAGCGAGATAACCTGGGCTGACACGGTTATGGGTAAAAATCCAAGAAACAAATAGAGAAATGATTTTCGCATTCGATTTGCGGATTTGGAAGTCATTTGTATCCTCCTTCTTTCTGTGAATTATTTGTTAATGGTAAAACGGACTGCACATCATCAAATAAAACAATTATAATGCCAATACAATAATACCCTTGTTACTATCAGAAAAAGTGGAAGGTAATTCACATAAAATTAAGAGGTTAACGTTTTATTCTATTAATTAAATGAGATTGAATCTCAAATTAACAATATAGAAATATTATCAGAAAACTGTAATAAGAATCAGAGATCTGATAATTGATATTGAGATTTTGGGTAAAAATACCGCGCAGTCAGTTTTACTTCAATCAACAATTGTTGTCGTGATTTCTAACCTTAAGGGGTGATATATTTATAACAACCTTATCCTCCAGCCTGTTAAGTTCAGGTTAAACGACATGTGTCTTTCTATTTCGTTCTTTACATATCTTCACTTCACCTCTTAAGTAAAACACCTGCTCACACGAAACTGACTTAACATTCACGGCCATTTTAAGTACCTACTATGCTGGTCTATTAAATGAAATCCTATATGAACAGTTGAGCATTTTTGAAGTACTTGTGATTTTAACTTTATTTCTATTATGAAATTCCCGTGCGTTAGTCAAAAGTTATTTATAAGAAAACTCAAATAGACCGATAAATAATTAGAATGTGAATGAAGTTAAAAATGTTTAGGAAAAAACACATGATAAACAAACAACTTTTGGTTCTAATACAATTATCATTAATCGCATTCGTGGGATGCGGTCAATTCGCGACAAAAGTGGGTATAGAAACCGACAAAATGAAGGTCACTCCTTCTGAAAAAGCCTTTCTTGAACATGCGAAACAGGGCAATATTATTGCCGTAGATTCATTATTGACGGTGGGGATAAGACCAAATGTCAAAAATCACAAGGGTAACACGGCTTTAATGCTGGCGATCCAGAATGACAACATCACACTGGTTCAATCCTTGCTGGACAAAGGTGCTGATGTGAATGTAAAAAACAATGAAGGTATAACACCTTGGATATTGGCAGCCTTCTATGGGGTTACTGAAGTCGCAAAAATATTACTAGAACACGGTGCAGACATAAATGCCAAAAATGAATTTGGTAATACGGCATTAATGGTGGCAGCTGACCAAAAACATAGCGCTCTGTTTAAATTCTTGTTGGGTAAAGGCGCAAATGTTAATATAAAAGATAATTTTGGTGATACGGTGTTAATGTCCATAGCCAGCTTAGGCCACTTGGAGTTATTCCAAGCAATTTTAGAGTATAAAACAGATGTAAATACCCAGAATCACTATGGCGATACAGCGCTAATGTTGGCTGCGTGTACAAACCACACCACTATTTCCAAAATATTGTTAGAGAAAGGTGCTGATCCAAATATCAAAGATTTTGATGGTGATACTGCCTTGATGTTTGCAGCAAGAAATGACTATACAAACATTGTCGAAACCTTGCTCGAATACGGCGCGGATGTCAATGCAAAGAACAAGGATGGTGATAATGCATTAATAGTGGCTGCGAAAATGGGCCGTGCTTCTGCGACCGAATTCTTATTGGGCAAAGGTGCTGATGTGAATGCAAAAAACAATTATGGCGATACCGCTTTAATATTCGCAGTGAAAAATGACCATATTGCTATTGTAGAAACCTTATTAGAGAAGGGTGCTGATTTTAGTTTTATGAATAAAGCTGGCAACACAGCTGTGATGTTGGCTAAAAGAAGAGGAAACAAGGTTATAACTCGCTTGCTTGATCGGTATTAAGTTAAACAGCTATGAAATTTATTGTTATTTTTTGTGTCTGCAATAAAATAAGCAAAGATTTAACTTCCTACTTGAACACACCAAATCCTTCAGGTGCCCGCCGGTGTTTTGTTCCCTGCTCGTACGCATAAACAAATTTGATCAAATCAGGCTCACCAAAAAGCCTGCCGACAAATGTCATTCCCGCCGGCAATGAATCATAGGTAAACCCAATTGGAACCGTGATTGCCGGAAAACCGGTATGGGGCGACATATATTGGCTGTTATCCCCGGCCGGACTTTCCATATCGCCTACTTTGCGTGGCGGATACCTCCAGGTTGGATAAACAATTGCATCAACCTTATCCCGTTCCATGGCTTTCAAAATAGCTCCGCGAAAGGCAATGTTGCGCTCATCATGATACAGATCCAGGCAGGGTGGCTCTCTCTCTTCAGGCGGTGTTTTCGCTTCAAGAGCCCGCTTCAATCTTCTTTCGATATAAGGAGAATACAATCCCGATTCTGCAATCTCAGCGATTGTTTTGTAGGGAGCCTTTTCTCCTAGTGATGCCAGGTAAAGATTCACATCATGCTGGAATAAATCGCACCAGATGTTCTTCCTTAACGTATCGAATTCAGGAATATCAAACGGATCGACGATGTTGGCTCCCAGTTTTCGCAAATCCTCGATCGCCTTTTCCATCAATGCTTTGACTTGCGGATCGATGGTTTCGGGTTCCATATAGTTTCTAAAGACGCCGATTCGCGCTCCTTTCAGGCCATTTTTGTCGAGGAATTGAGTATAATTTTTCGGTATTTTGCCTTCACTTTTCTTGGTGATAGGATCCGCCGGATCATAACCGGCAATCACTTCCAGAATTCTCACAGCATCTTCAACCGTCCGTGCCAATGGACCGCCGATGTCGTTACGCAGGTATAGTGGAATGATGCCGTCACGGCTGGTCAGACCCATGGTGGAACGGATGCCAACCAGGCCATTATGAGAAGATGGCCCCCGAATTGAATTTCCGGTATCCGTTCCCAAGCCGACAACGCCAAGGTTTGCCGCCACAGCCGCAGCAGTTCCACCGCTAGAGCCAGCCGGTACGCGTGTCAAGTCATACGGATTTCGGGTGATGCCGGCAATGGAACTGACTGTAACATAAGGGCTGAAAGCCCATTCGGCCATATTCGATTTTGCCAGGACAATAGCCCCAGCTTCCCGGATTCTTCTAACCTGGAATGCATCATCTGGAGGAATGGAGCCTTTCAACGCCAGGGAACCACCGGTTGTCTGCAGATCTTTGGTGTCATAATTATCTTTGACGATGATGGGAATCCCGTGCAACGGGCGCAGCTTACCGGTTCGTTTAAACTCCTCATCAAGCTTATCGGCTACAGCCAGAGCATTTGGGTTTATAATTAT from candidate division KSB1 bacterium includes the following:
- a CDS encoding ankyrin repeat domain-containing protein, coding for MINKQLLVLIQLSLIAFVGCGQFATKVGIETDKMKVTPSEKAFLEHAKQGNIIAVDSLLTVGIRPNVKNHKGNTALMLAIQNDNITLVQSLLDKGADVNVKNNEGITPWILAAFYGVTEVAKILLEHGADINAKNEFGNTALMVAADQKHSALFKFLLGKGANVNIKDNFGDTVLMSIASLGHLELFQAILEYKTDVNTQNHYGDTALMLAACTNHTTISKILLEKGADPNIKDFDGDTALMFAARNDYTNIVETLLEYGADVNAKNKDGDNALIVAAKMGRASATEFLLGKGADVNAKNNYGDTALIFAVKNDHIAIVETLLEKGADFSFMNKAGNTAVMLAKRRGNKVITRLLDRY
- a CDS encoding amidase — translated: MRKNQIRMIWISVFFILFIVMKIDLIAIAQNQEKFQLVETTISDIHQAMRSGKITSRMLVEGYLERIKRYDQSTRLNAIIIINPNALAVADKLDEEFKRTGKLRPLHGIPIIVKDNYDTKDLQTTGGSLALKGSIPPDDAFQVRRIREAGAIVLAKSNMAEWAFSPYVTVSSIAGITRNPYDLTRVPAGSSGGTAAAVAANLGVVGLGTDTGNSIRGPSSHNGLVGIRSTMGLTSRDGIIPLYLRNDIGGPLARTVEDAVRILEVIAGYDPADPITKKSEGKIPKNYTQFLDKNGLKGARIGVFRNYMEPETIDPQVKALMEKAIEDLRKLGANIVDPFDIPEFDTLRKNIWCDLFQHDVNLYLASLGEKAPYKTIAEIAESGLYSPYIERRLKRALEAKTPPEEREPPCLDLYHDERNIAFRGAILKAMERDKVDAIVYPTWRYPPRKVGDMESPAGDNSQYMSPHTGFPAITVPIGFTYDSLPAGMTFVGRLFGEPDLIKFVYAYEQGTKHRRAPEGFGVFK